A window of Bacteroidota bacterium genomic DNA:
AGGCATACACTAGGCACTGTCTGGATATTCGCGCAGGTAGCGCTCCATGATCGCCAACTGCACCATCGCTCGATAGCTCCCCGCCAACTTCTCGTGCCGCGTCCCGATCCTCCGGTGCTCCTTCAGGTGACCCAGCGTCCGCTCAAC
This region includes:
- a CDS encoding IS5/IS1182 family transposase, whose amino-acid sequence is VERTLGHLKEHRRIGTRHEKLAGSYRAMVQLAIMERYLREYPDSA